A genome region from Megalobrama amblycephala isolate DHTTF-2021 linkage group LG18, ASM1881202v1, whole genome shotgun sequence includes the following:
- the arhgap28 gene encoding rho GTPase-activating protein 28, whose product MDVKDCGGVILTAFHSFRIQSDEQKHATDNRKAQYRRIGSMSLPGAVSPSSPERSVSRDSMEDYWSEMKNIQEDCQERHEELTERASADEAELEEAWLQEAGLSTLVTGTQSDGPAEALLSTLTRSQTAMVKKRLDNYTQTLRKRNRQPMRHVRDVFSMPDASSELTPPISPNGQIAPKLPQWNPPKVSPPCPVFTPADSNGSSSGSETIVLSLDVPYSEAARAHRKGRECQDCRRIRKDDRDLPSFQIVKPRQGVTRVNDLSSEDIRKIGYISLIELTTFYDTLGIEMKRNRVVRSRAKSGIFGVPLATLLENDQKKYPGSRVPLVFRKLLSKLEQTGLQTEGILRVPGSASRVKHLRQELELKFYEDRFDWDQVRQNDAAGLLKMFIRELPYPLLTQQHLPAFTAAHCISSPKHQIQALHLLIMLLPEANRDTLKALLEFLRKVVAYEDKNRMSLWNVSMIVAPNLFTFRGKNAKQEEMQGAVAAAQLVRLLITHQDLLWTVPCFLISHVRKMNEAAMGKKTPTSEKSKCRLLKRWNVEKDRDRSEVTDLREGVIRVHAPLQAKVSMAIQLNGEMKARDIMARFDIENGRGSRSASRRQRQFLFEVGGNIGERCLDPDAHLMDVYRANPHCEWVLKSRLT is encoded by the exons GAAAGCGCAGTACCGGAGGATAGGCAGCATGAGTTTGCCCGGCGCCGTGTCTCCGTCCTCTCCGGAGCGCTCCGTCTCCCGTGACTCCATGGAGGACTACTGGAGCGAGATGAAGAACATCCAGGAGGACTGTCAGGAACGACACGAGGAGCTGACGGAGCGGGCCAGTGCGGACG AGGCGGAGCTTGAGGAGGCGTGGCTCCAGGAGGCGGGTCTCTCCACGCTGGTGACGGGCACTCAGAGCGACGGGCCGGCCGAGGCTCTTCTCTCCACGCTCACGCGCTCGCAGACCGCCATGGTGAAGAAGCGCCTGGACAACTACACGCAGACGCTGCGCAAGAGGAACAGACAGCCCATGAGACACGTGCGAGACGTGTTCTCCATGCCAGATGCGTCG TCAGAACTGACGCCTCCCATTTCTCCAAACGGACAGATCGCTCCCAAACTGCCCCAGTGGAATCCTCCTAAAG TCTCTCCGCCGTGTCCCGTCTTCACTCCGGCGGACAGTAACGGCTCCAGCAGCGGTTCGGAGACCATCGTATTATCGCTCGACGTGCCGTATTCAGAAGCAGCACGAGCTCATCGGAAAGGCCGCGAATGCCAAGACTGCAGGAGGATCCGTAAAGACGACAGGGATTTACCG AGTTTCCAGATAGTGAAGCCCAGACAGGGCGTGACGCGAGTGAACGATCTGTCGTCTGAGGACATCAGGAAGATCGGCTACATCTCTCTGATCGAGCTGACCACCTTCTACGACACCCTGGGCATCGAGATGAAGAGGAACCGTGTGGTGCGCAGCAGAGCGAAGAG CGGGATATTCGGCGTTCCTCTCGCTACGCTGCTGGAGAACGACCAGAAGAAATACCCCGGCTCTAGAGTTCCTCTGGTCTTCAGGAAG ttgttGTCTAAACTGGAGCAGACGGGGTTACAGACGGAGGGAATCCTCAGGGTTCCGGGATCAGCATCCAGAGTGAAG CATCTGCGTCAGGAGCTGGAGCTGAAGTTCTACGAGGATCGCTTCGACTGGGATCAGGTGCGTCAGAACGACGCGGCGGGTTTGTTGAAGATGTTCATCCGCGAGCTGCCGTATCCTCTGCTGACCCAACAGCACCTGCCGGCGTTCACGGCCGCTCACT GTATCTCATCGCCCAAACATCAGATCCAGGCTCTTCATCTGCTCATCATGCTGCTTCCTGAAGCCAACAGAGACACGCTGAAG GCTCTTCTGGAGTTCCTGCGAAAGGTGGTGGCGTACGAGGACAAGAACCGCATGAGCCTGTGGAACGTCTCCATGATCGTCGCGCCCAATCTCTTCACCTTCCGCGGGAAGAACGCCAAACAGGAGGAGATGCAGGGCGCCGTCGCTGCCGCCCAGCTCGTGCGTCTCCTCATTACCCATCAGGACCTGCTGTGGACA GTCCCGTGTTTCCTGATCTCACATGTCAGAAAAATGAACGAGGCCGCCATGGGCAAGAAAACGCCGACCTCAGAGAAAAGCAAATGCAGACTTCTGAAGAGATGGAACGTGGAGAAGGACCGAGACCGCAGCGAA GTCACTGACCTTCGTGAAGGTGTCATCAGAGTTCACGCGCCGCTTCAAGCCAAGGTTTCCATGGCGATTCAGCTGAACGGCGAGATGAAGGCCAGAGACATCATGGCGCGCTTCGATATCGAGAACGG GCGCGGGTCGCGCAGCGCCAGTCGCCGCCAGAGACAGTTTCTGTTCGAGGTGGGAGGAAACATCG GCGAGCGCTGCCTGGATCCAGACGCACATTTAATGGACGTTTACCGAGCTAACCCTCACTGCGAATGGGTCTTAAAGTCACGGCTGACCTGA